The genomic region CATATTATGGAGTACCACTCAacaattttaacttattttatacaGTATATTTAACTATGCACTCTATTACTATATGTGATGTTGAGTTTACTATTGAGCATATTGGTAATTTTGATTGATATGTGTTTTAAGTATCTCCACCCACCTCAAGGCAAAGAAATAATGAAAGTTTCTGTAGCTCCTTAATGAATGGCAAAAAGTCAAACAACGTTGTAAGTGAAAAAGTTATGTGGGCTGACTGAACTCATTAGTAGTGTATATAGGGTGTTGTAATATTGCTGATTTCTTCAGAACTGATTTTATCTTTCTACTCAATTTGGTGTAGTGACAGTGGGATTATGTCGGCCATTGGCAAGCAATTCTGACTGCTGACCAACTAAAAGGAAaagatccttttttttttctttctctttttctttttaatttatatattgttttccCTTTTTGCTTGATGTATggtataatttcatttttcattcagtCTGGTTCTTCTTGTATAGGAGAGGAGGATGCTATGATTGGCATAGGACAAGACCATCTTTTTACAAGAATCTTGACACTTTCAATGTTCCCCCATGAttaatctttctttttaatGTCTCTCGTTTTTCTTCCCACTAAGCATAACTCCCCTTGTTTTAGAATTGAAGATACATTTTTGTGACCTGATAATTTGTGTTATGGGCTTGCATTTTGTCTCTTAATCCTTCATTGctatcatgattttattgattttttttgcataGCTTATAAATTCATTAATAGCTGAAGAAAGAGCTCTTACCTTACCATCTATCTAATGCTTGTGGGAGTGTGACCAAACAAGCTTCCCTTTGCTTCCAAAacccaaaagaaaaattaatagagaTCAAAGAGGaggtaaaaatttaaaaaggagaaaataataaacaatgtaaaagaattttatattattattcaatcataaattattatgtataataaatttgttaatttttataataattatttaaaaaattaaatctacCACATGTGATTTTTATCTTATtggttattaatataaaaacatacattaataatgcataaaaattaaactccaaCAAGGATTATAAATCTTCTTCTAATGAATTTTCACGGGAAAAGAtagataaatacaaaatttaataggtagaaccttatttatatatataaaaaaaggtaaatgtaaaattttcatatgataagattttgtaaaatattaacAAGATTCGTATCCTCCACACCAAAGATTGATATAGCTAGTGCTTTCGCTTTTACTATCTTGGATTAGGTGATTTAATATTCTGATTTCCAATTACACTCTTATTCTCACAAAAAGTGCAAACCTTAATCTCACAAGGAATATTTGGGAGGTGATCTCAGACACAGTTGATATTCCCTCCTCCTCTTGTCTTTTTGATGCCAATCAGCTAACTAACCATATAAACATTAACCTTTGGTAGTATTTTGGTAGACTTGAAAATTTGAGATtgtgatgatgacaatgattaCACCTTAATCAATTCTTCTCCGATCAAAACGTGGACTGTGCAACAATGATTACACATTAATCAATTCATCTCCTATCAAAATCTTGACCGTGGGTTTTAAGATCTATGGTTTTGCTTGTTACATACCAACTATCCCTATACCTGCCCCATACTCAAGGGGTCCTCTAATGTGTTAGACGTCGTAGAAACATTTTTATGTAATGATGTAAGCACATATTATTCCTTGTTTTTTAGGGCAAGGCAATCATAACAATGCTATACACGTGTTGATAGAAAGAGGACAACGAAAATGGAGGGTAAGCCTTGTGACTTGAGCCACCAGAAAATagacatttatatatatattaggtgtattttgtttgataaagtcttcaagttttattttatattttttgatctAAAAAAAAGGATTGTTTTAAAGTTGATTTGCTtatagaaagaaattaagttgtggatcaCGTGAGTACACCTATTCTTCTAGTTCTAGGCATTTCTGTTTACGGCTGttaggtttttctttttatttggatcTTTCTGTTTTGCCATATTTCAGCCAAAAGAGCATTTCATAATGTGAAAATTGCATGTAGATATCCggactaattaaaatattttgtttggtatgctttatttatattttaagataaattatatttaacaaatttttaaaattgaaaaaaaaacattttgagaaaataagaatatattgGGGTTATATTTGAATTTCTACCTGATAATCCAAATAGATCAAGCTTGATATTTCCCAATTCAAACTGTAACGATGAACTGACTGCGAagtcgattttttttttcataaattgagTTGGGTTAATTTGGTTTATAGTCAGTTCAAACCTCCTTACAGtttaaatcaaatttgaaattattgcaATGGAATTAGCAATCTATACATATACCTTCAAATGATTCATAATTATTTACTCTCTTCCCTTTATCATTTAAACAACTTATTTAACTTACtacttttactttattttttacaacCACACGTTCCTTAAAAAATCAAagcatattattttttgtacatATCATAAGACTCGAGGTtcgaaataatatatttttctgattaaatataaaattaatatcaagtttatatgtattaataattaaattagtaaTATTCTTAATAGTTGGAGGATTGAAGTAACATAAATTATCTAAAATGATCTTTTGAGATTCCTTATCAAGTATAGATATGATTTAAATAGAATTTATGAAGGCTTGCACAATCTCAATTAACTTAATGGGATAAATTTTGAGTTTAAGTTAAACTTAAACTAAATTCAACCATATGTCGTAAGGTCAACCAAACTATACTTTAATACAATTAGGCATGAAATTACCATATAATTGATTGTGACAGTGTTAGACGCAGAGATTTCAGAAAGATATGAAGTCTACTAGTCCACAATACGGTAAACTTAGAATTGTGAGGAATAATCGTTTTTTTTAGTTAACGTATTTATTCCCATTATAATTAGTAAAAGGTTAAGATAATTAGGTAAATCACACTAAAACTATACTCCTCAAATCAGCATCTAGAAATTTACTGGAAGCATAGTGCttgaaatttcttttcattttccccTTAAAACCGCAGAGAAGACAAATAGAATGAAAGTAAAATGTTAACAATTCTGAGCTATCATGGATTTTAGTTTAAAGTTCATTTAAATTATGCTTTTTCTTacagtttaatttaaattatgctAAGAGTCAGTTCTTATCTATGTTTAATAAACTTTAAATGTATTATCAAATTCTCTATCTGAACACTTCTAAAATATGATAAAGGTTTCTTATTTTAAGGACTCTCTAAAAGCCATTTCTCTTTCCTATATGCAATATCAAGGCTTTATTAAATCCTTCAAACTAAGACTCATCTCACGTGACCGATGCATAGCCTAAGTTTCCTTACATAAAAATATTCTATCTCCTCCCCTTTCTTTTATAACAAATCTGAGGCTCAGATTGAAATTGGATTGGAGATATTTTGATTCTATATGGTTTTGTTTTCATCCTTGTTATATGGTTTCAAAGAGTTCAAGTATCAATTTCAAACAATACTTTGTAACAAAGACCAGtgatatcatattcatgcaaaTTGCAAATGTTTATTGGAGAGGTGTCTGTCTATATTAGATACACAGTAATTCACAACCCAACTCAGTAAAATTAACCAAAAAGGCACTATTAGTATTGCTTAAAATTTTGCTAATTGTAATTAACTCACTTACCATTTCCTCTTATCATAATCATCCCTTATTGTACGGCTTAAGCAAAGGTTCAAGGAATGGACATGTTATATAATGACATACGAAGAATTAATACCATGTTAAATTAGACATTTACTACAGTTGTTACGTTACTGCATACACTTGTTAGGCATCAAACTTTAAGTACAAGCCATTATGTGCTATTTCTATCACATGGTGTGTTACTTTTGCAgctcccacttaaagccgaacCCTACAAACTTTGCCAAAACAAATCTTCCCTGCATGAgatctctttcttttctcattctGCCTTCACTGTTTATCCCACCAATCTATGGCATAATTGGCTCTTGTATAAGTGGCCCCTatttcaagagaatcaggaaaacaatcgaaaaataataataataattattgtatGGTATTATTAGCCTATTACCCACAAACCCTTAGAATTTGCATTAATTAAAAGGGAAGGATGGGTCCTAGCATTATTAGACAATAGACATTAGATAGAGACTAATacataaatatgatttataattGGTATGAAGAGAAGGGAGAGGTAACAATTGaagagtaatatatatatatatatatataatagcacCAATCAGCAAAATTTTTATTACCCAATTAGATTACACTACTTTGGTAAAGTGACCAACCAATAATCATTCACACTTGAAAGCTAACCATACCCTCATTCTGAAAGTAATGGATGGAGTTCTTACGAGATCTCATTTCAAGATAATGCTATGGTagcttgattttattttattttatatttttcttgccTTAGAAACTTAAGGAGGTCCAAGTTCAAAGCTAatgaagtataatttttttttaaaagagaaagagaattaaaataaatacgtCAAAAGTAGATGGAAAATCTCAtgttaataatgaatttttgtCGTCTTAGTTAGAACTTTACTCTCAGAGAACAAATTAGTGCAGCCATCAAATCTCGATTTTACCTTACCTTACCTAATAATGCTTATCGTGTATGATCATTACAAAGCTTTATTatacttttctttcttgtattcCTCTAGCTAGTTTCATAATTACTGTTGTACTCCCAAACAATTCCTACAACTTGCCACCAaaaactattattattgttgtactCGGCTTCGTAGCAAAAACACATGTAAATGTAATCCCATTGGACCACTTCAAACCTAATTAGCTTGCTAAGATTCTTAATTAGGTATATTGGGCTGTTAATCATATTAGTTTGTAATAGTATATGCATTATATATCATGGTAGTCATGTTTGTTAAGTGCAAATTACTCTAacctattaattatattattcataaacACGTGTGCATacagtttctttttctttttcaaaatttattttaacttcgtGTACAATGCATTACAAATCAATTTCAAGTTGCAAGGGATTTTAACGAAGTCAATGACAGATGTGATGAAATCAATCGAATAAAGTACTTcggtattttataaaaatacatattctCATTAGAAGCTGCGTGGTTGAATAGTGTTGTTGGGACAAAACTTTAACAGTTGAAGAATCCGTTTAAGATCGGTTAACCATTTTTCTTTGTTAATCATACCTAGAATTTCATTGATAGTAGTAATAAACAGTAAAAGGCTGCGGCACAAAGAAAAGAAGACTTACCAATATTAATGTGCACTGTCAGTTAGTAAATATTGTGAAATTGGGATAAAGTCTCAAATTGACCCAGCTGATGCATAGATTATCATCAGTAAGTTTCAAGACCATCATACTCACCAAGTCACCATTaatctttatatattaataataataataatttataaagtattattaatccttttctttttcttctaaaactattatatatttttcttaaattgaaaatttgagtATGTGATAGTCCCATACTACCTAataatttttcagttgatgggtTGGATTTGCATTGAACTGaactgtatttttttatttgtgtgtgtagaaattgaatttaaatgagTGTCATTGAGTTGTTCGATATAATGTGTGAGCCTACGTAACACACATGAAACATTAATAGTTTAAGAAACTATATTGATAGAAAAAATCTTAAGTAGTTAACATGCAGTTGCAATGAATATATCCTATCAATTCTTTGGGccaattgtgtttttttttccggTAGTTTATACTCATAACGCAGTTTCTGTTATTAGTTAGAATGTTATAGAGGTCACATTTCATCATAGTTTCTTAAACTTGGTTAATTACACTATTTATAAATacttgttggaaaaaaaaaagatgatttaACTTTATAGTTTTAGTGGATAATACATAAAGTAATTAGatgaataaaaatgttaatatgtTCGCTCTAAGTatatagggaaaaaaatatagtaatcCACTTGACTAAAAGATATACATTCCTATGAAAATCATCCTAAGACAATACGCAATAACATCTAAAAGCTTCTAGCATGTTTTGATAACATGTCAATTACATACATTTATCCTAGTTTTCACgtcaattttaacaaaaaaacacaaaagtcaTGTGTTATTGCTTCCAAGTTACGCACATAATCCTGTGGTCATTTAACAATCTATCAACGAGTTTAAAGACTCTTTTATTCTAAAGACGTTgagttatttcttttatattcagaaaagaaagagacaaCAACAAGGTCAAACATTGAAAGTATATTAATCTTGAGCATTGTGTCTAACATAAAGTCAACATGTCAAGtacaaaactataaaaattctaCCCACAGAAATGGAATGCTATGTACTCTACCAATACCCAACACATTTTCTCTtagcattaaaattgaattatctTAGTGTGAAAATGAAACCCACCAAATAGAGAATTAAATCTACACATTTAGTAAATTTCTCCAATAAGaaagtgtattaaaaaaaagtagaatttaaattttttgttttatattgttaatcaatcataaattatcttttgatataatttttaaaataatttataaaaatcagaaaatttatcatatatattttttgtaattggaTAATACTATAAAAATCTTTTCTACTTAGTGCATAAgctatttactaaaaaaaaagtattagaaAGTGTGATACTAATatttctcaatatttttttactatctcTTCAATAAGTATTCCTTAAGCCCTAGTAGAATTAGAGCCCATAATATGGCCCATATAATTTGCCAATAGGCAAAAGGGCCAAGACTATTCAAACAGGCTCAAGTTGTGACAAGAAGCTTGGGCTATCTGTCGATTGTGTAAGTTGAAATCAGTATTACTTCATTCagcacatttttatttttattttttatgttttaccaAAATAACATAACCAGCACCTTTTCAAAAcacattcagcaaaaaaaaaaaaaaaacaccttttCAAAACATGATGCGGTTCTACACAACCTCTGCAAAACCTTTTCATTCTGACCACTATAGTAGACTTGTCTCTTTGATTGACTCATGCAAATCAATGCAACAAATTAAGCAAACCCATGCGCAATTAATAACCACAGCTCTAATCTCACACCCTGTTTCAGCCAACAAGCTCCTCAAGCTTGCTGCTTGTGCTTCTCTTTCTTATGCCCACAAACTGTTTGATCAAATTCCTCAACCGGACTTGTTCATTTATAACACCATGATCAAAGCACATTCTTTGTCACCCCATTCCTGCCACAATTCCCTCATAGTGTTCCGCTCGCTAACTCAGGATTTGGGCCTTTTCCCAAATCGATATAGCTTTGTATTTGCTTTCAGTGCTTGTGGCAATGGGTTGGGCGTGCAGGAGGGAGAGCAGGTTCGCATTCATGCTGTGAAAGTTGGTTTGGAGAACAATGTGTTTGTTGTGAATGCCTTGATTGGTATGTATGGGAAGTGGGGACTTGTTGGGGAGAGCCAGAAGGTATTTCAATGGGCTGTGGATAGAGACCTGTATTCTTGGAACACCTTGATTGCTGCCTATGTTGGATCCGGTAACATGAGTCTAGCTAAGGAATTATTTGATGGAATGCGAGAAAGAGATGTTGTGTCATGGAGTACTATAATAGCTGGTTATGTTCAGGTATTGGTGGAttggaaagtaaaaaaaataatgacacattttAACATGGTTGCTTTGTTCCTTTGAAGTGGACATTTCACTAGTATGCTGATGAAAGTATAtcatatttattgtatttaattGTTAATGTACTCTGTCTGAAGTTACTTCATGCTTACTATAGGTTGGTTGTTTCATGGAGGCTTTGGATTTCTTCCACGAGATGTTGCAAATAGGTCCCAAGCCAAATGAATATACCCTTGTAAGTGCTCTTGCAGCCTGTTCAAATCTAGTCGCATTGGATCAAGGAAAGTGGATCCATGCTTACATTGGGAAGGGTGAGATTAAGATGAATGAGAGGCTTCTTGCTAGCATCATTGACATGTATGCAAAGTGCGGAGAGATAGAATCAGCATCAAGAGTTTTCTTTGAACAcaaggtaaagcaaaaagtTTGGCCCTGGAATGCCATGATTGGTGGGTTTGCGATGCATGGAATGCCCAACGAGGCCATAAATGTGTTTGAACAAATGAAGGTTGAAAAAATATCTCCTAATAAAGTCACATTCATTGCCTTATTGAATGCTTGTAGTCATGGCTATATGGTTGAGGAGGGGAAATTATATTTCAGATTGATGGTTAGTGATTATGCAATTACCCCAGAAATAGAGCATTATGGATGCATGGTAGATCTACTTAGTCGTTCTGGTCTCTTGAAAGAGGCTGAAGACATGATTTCAAGTATGCCTATGGCTCCAGATGTTGCAATCTGGGGAGCACTGTTGAATGCGTGTAGAATCTATAAAGATATGGAGCGAGGATATAGAATAGGCAGGATCATTAAAGGCATGGATCCTAACCATATAGGCTGTCATGTTCTATTGAGTAATATATATTCTACATCTGGGAGATGGAATGAAGCAAGAATTCTGAGAGAGAAGAATGAAATCAGTAGGGATAGAAAAAAGATTCCTGGTTGCAGCTCAATTGAATTGAAGGGAACGTTCCATCAATTCCTTGTTGGAGATCAATCCCATCCTCAAAGTATGGAGATTTATTCATTTTTGGATGAGATGACAACTAAGTTGAAGAGTGCTGGGTATGTTCCTGAGTTAGGGGAACTTTTGCATGATATTGATGATGAGGAAGATAAAGAGACTGCTCTGTCTGTACACAGTGAGAAATTGGCTATTGCTTTTGGATTGATGAACACAGCAAATGGAACTCCAATTCGCATTGTGAAGAATTTAAGAGTATGCGGGGATTGTCATCAGGCAACAAAATTCATCTCCAAGGTTTACAACAGAGTAATTATAGTTAGAGACAGAACAAGGTATCACCACTTTGAAGATGGAATCTGCTCTTGCAAAGACTATTGGTAGATAAGGAAACTGCTACATATGTCTCATAAGTATCAAGGTGCTTGTTTTCTTATTTGCCCTCCTTTGACACAAAGgagcatttttaattatatggcAAACTCATTCACATATTGAGTTGGCTAGACAAAGGTATGCATTTGATTAGAGGCTATTAGCTAGTGCAGAAAATAATTGAACAGTTCGGCAATTGGCTTATTAAGGGTTTCTCTTGCTTTTTATGCTTTTGTCTGATTCTTGAAGAATGCCCTCTATGGTAGCGTCAATTCTTCACAACTTCACATAATGGCTGTTGCCTGAGGTTTCTACACTTCATTTTCTATTATGCACATATACTGAACAAGCAATAGCTTGGTTGTGCTAGCTCAAGTTTGaagggtaaatttctgtataaCTCTTGTTGACATCTTGTAGAGGTCCCATTTTCCCAAAATCTTTTATTCTGATCTAAATATGTACCAATAGATTTTTCTGTGAGGTTATTTCCTCAAACCAACATTATTTCAGCTTTATCATATTTTCGTGGTTGTATTGAGCAACATTTACGTATGACTGGTAATGTTTTGTCCACATCGTATTACATGAAACTTTAAGCTGTAGTTTTCCAAAAATATTCATTACCTTAATTGTCATTTTTGACATTGGAGTTTTCAGGTATTCGAGCATGTTACAGACTGGAGAGGGAGCAACTCAGAATTTTGTACAAAATAGATGCAGACATTGGAAACTACATATGGGATGATTGACTTGCTACGACAcctattttaatattgtttgtgatgtttaaatattatacgacattgaaaattatgaaataGAAACCAATTGTTGAAAATCTTGTTATAAAGTTCTACTGTTTTATACATTTAAGGAACAATATTCTTGTATCCACTCTTTTTATTCTGTGAATCTGGAAAATAGAACTGAAACTGTTTCcaacttataaattgaaaacaCACGCATTCCAACCTTAACAATGTCGGGCACCACATACTACTTGGGTTTGTTCACATGTCTATACTCCATAAAacagaaaagcaaaaaaaactagatttttttcctcttcctgTAAAGCAAATTTCATATCATCTTTTGAATTTCTGACATATAGCATGACTAGAAAGATTATTTAATACGACTGAAAAACATCTTATATTACAACTTCCAACTGAACAAAACTTTTCTTCCACAAAATTTAGCAGAAACATATTACATACACAAGTAATAAAACTAGAATatcattgtgtgtgtgtgtgtgtgtgtgacagAGAGAGAGATACTTTCTAAGGCAATATTACAAAATCACTCCTCCACATTTACTTGAGCACTGGCTGCTTCCATCAGTCCATTGCGTATCTGCTCACCAATATCCCTAACGTGGCCAGGTCCATGGGGTATAAAAACAGTGGTATTCTTTGATGAATTCCCAAGGTCTTTGATTGTGTCAAAGTACTGAGTAATCATGATAAGATCCATCACCTCCTTAGCGTTAGTGCCTTCTACCTTGTGAGAGAAATTGAGGATGTTCTCTCTCAAACCATCTGTGATAGCTTGTCGCTGCCTTGCTACACCAACCCCACCCAAATACTTGGCTTCAGCTTCGGCCTCTGCTTTTTTAACTAGCAAAATCTTTTCAGCTTCTCCTTTGTACTGACTAGCAAGTTGCATCCTTTGAgctgtaaaataaaatcaatcctcaataaacagtaaaatcaacACTATTCAGACATGTTACTGCTTGATAttgccataaaaaaaaaaagctctaAAAACCGTGTAGTATATATTACCTGCATTGATCTCATTCATTGCCTTACGCACAGCAGGATCAGGTATAATATCAACCATGAGTATGTGCTCTATACTATATCCATATTCTCCCATCACCTGATACATGAAATTCAGGAGATAAATAATCAAGCATAAATGAACAAGCACAAGGCAATCTTGCTCATCATcatatttcaaaacaaatacaacaacaataacaaaagtTTCATCCCACTATGTGAGGTCCAGCTACACGAATCACATGACATCATTGTGCTATGTTAAAAACCAATTTTCAG from Glycine soja cultivar W05 chromosome 16, ASM419377v2, whole genome shotgun sequence harbors:
- the LOC114390853 gene encoding protein PPLZ12; the encoded protein is MGNTFCLFCGCVAQSSVGVVEQWGRFHRLAQPGFHFFNPLAGECLSGILSTRISSLDVRIETKTKDNVFVQLLCSIQYRVIKENADDAFYELQNPQEQIQAYVFDVTRAIVPRMNLDELFEQKGEVAKAVLEELEKVMGEYGYSIEHILMVDIIPDPAVRKAMNEINAAQRMQLASQYKGEAEKILLVKKAEAEAEAKYLGGVGVARQRQAITDGLRENILNFSHKVEGTNAKEVMDLIMITQYFDTIKDLGNSSKNTTVFIPHGPGHVRDIGEQIRNGLMEAASAQVNVEE
- the LOC114390852 gene encoding pentatricopeptide repeat-containing protein At3g62890-like, with protein sequence MMRFYTTSAKPFHSDHYSRLVSLIDSCKSMQQIKQTHAQLITTALISHPVSANKLLKLAACASLSYAHKLFDQIPQPDLFIYNTMIKAHSLSPHSCHNSLIVFRSLTQDLGLFPNRYSFVFAFSACGNGLGVQEGEQVRIHAVKVGLENNVFVVNALIGMYGKWGLVGESQKVFQWAVDRDLYSWNTLIAAYVGSGNMSLAKELFDGMRERDVVSWSTIIAGYVQVGCFMEALDFFHEMLQIGPKPNEYTLVSALAACSNLVALDQGKWIHAYIGKGEIKMNERLLASIIDMYAKCGEIESASRVFFEHKVKQKVWPWNAMIGGFAMHGMPNEAINVFEQMKVEKISPNKVTFIALLNACSHGYMVEEGKLYFRLMVSDYAITPEIEHYGCMVDLLSRSGLLKEAEDMISSMPMAPDVAIWGALLNACRIYKDMERGYRIGRIIKGMDPNHIGCHVLLSNIYSTSGRWNEARILREKNEISRDRKKIPGCSSIELKGTFHQFLVGDQSHPQSMEIYSFLDEMTTKLKSAGYVPELGELLHDIDDEEDKETALSVHSEKLAIAFGLMNTANGTPIRIVKNLRVCGDCHQATKFISKVYNRVIIVRDRTRYHHFEDGICSCKDYW